In the Brienomyrus brachyistius isolate T26 chromosome 20, BBRACH_0.4, whole genome shotgun sequence genome, one interval contains:
- the star2 gene encoding steroidogenic acute regulatory protein, mitochondrial translates to MLPAVVKLCCGISYSHVRSATGLKRAAMAAIGQELAHLKKDSHLTLPGWTRITRHVENRSEGAMPKGSIALKEEESAYEKQGRDALEKALEIVENKTGWKIEISEENGDVIYSKTLPGARKVFRLEAVLDASPEELHHHLFINVTEMKLWNPNIQHIEVLKRVSKDTMVTHEVSAEAAGNLIGQRDFLSVRHCSKQKSCIYLAGIATHLESYPPQKGFVRAQDGPTCIIIQPTEDSTGRSRFTWLLNMDLKGWLPKSIVYQALPRAQADFTRHLRRRLSDRTPTA, encoded by the exons ATGCTGCCAGCGGTGGTGAAGCTCTGCTGCGGAATCTCTTACTCACACGTACGGAGCGCCACAG GACTGAAACGTGCAGCTATGGCCGCTATTGGACAAGAGTTAGCTCACCTGAAAAAGGACAGTCACCTCACCTTACCGGGTTGGACGAGAATCACGCGGCACGTTG AAAACAGAAGCGAGGGTGCAATGCCAAAGGGATCAATTGCTTTGAAAGAGGAAGAATCAGCCTATGAGAAACAAGGCCGAGATGCGCTGGAAAAGGCCTTGGAGATTGTTGAGAACAAGACTGGGTGGAAAATCGAAATTTCAGAG GAAAATGGGGACGTTATCTACAGCAAAACACTACCGGGGGCAAGAAAGGTGTTCAGACTGGAAGCTGTTTTAGACGCCTCCCCTGAAGAACTCCATCACCACTTGTTTATCAATGTGACAGAAATGAAGTTATGGAACCCTAACATCCAGCACATTGAG GTGCTGAAGCGTGTCAGCAAGGATACCATGGTAACTCACGAGGTTTCAGCCGAGGCCGCAGGCAACCTGATTGGCCAGCGGGATTTCCTGAGTGTCAGACACTGCAGTAAGCAGAAGTCTTGCATTTACTTAGCTGGAATTGCCACACACCTAGAATCCTACCCTCCACAAAAGGGCTTCGTAAG AGCCCAAGATGGACCTACCTGCATAATTATACAGCCGACTGAAGACAGCACGGGCCGCAGCCGATTCACTTGGCTTCTCAACATGGACCTGAAG GGTTGGTTGCCGAAGTCCATTGTCTATCAAGCTCTGCCGCGAGCCCAAGCGGACTTCACCCGGCACCTACGGAGACGCCTGTCCGACAGGACGCCAACTGCCTAG